The Sesamum indicum cultivar Zhongzhi No. 13 linkage group LG6, S_indicum_v1.0, whole genome shotgun sequence genomic interval CCAATGTAGTTTggacttttatttttagttttactaCAATTTTTGGGACATAATTAATGTATGTGTTTTTGTCTGAGTATCACGTTTGTTGGAGTGTGGAGCCAGTCCCCACAATtacatccaaaaataaaaattataaagtttgtaatatttttattacaactGTCTTTAACCTaaattgttgatgaaatcatcTTAATAGGAAACAATTTTGAACGACAGTGATGCAAGACAAATTTTTAAACCATGAAAtattgtgttatacatttctatattagttattattgcaTGCAGTTCCTGCGAGCatatagataaaaagaaataatcttGGTATGAgatgatatgaaaaaataattatgataagaataaattataattatatattgtaataataaatatggaaAAGTAATGTGAGGGAGAAATGTGGAGTAGTGGATagtgaagaagaaaacaaaaatttaattgtgagattattacaaaatattgaaattactaatttgaccaaaaaaatttaaacgtaaaaaaatttgagaacgttcccaatgttgtttactgattagaaattaataattacaaaatttattggttagaatttgACCTTTTTAGTTCTTAATCCTGtcagtaaattaaattttgagaacgttcccaatgttgtttactgattagagatttagtcaacggacaTTCCCTGACTATCTACAAAGTAAGAAAAGGTGAGATTGTTAGGGCATACCAATGACCacaaccaatttatctatcatgaatgattgtcatctttgcatctatgatcaaccATGGAATTGTTTATGATCCTGTCTTTAACAGGAATGTCTTTCTCATATTTGTCGTCTCTCTGggtgttttcttttatttagttttagatttagattttaaaacaaaattcacccatattttatttttatttttgtttgaaggaattgatttaaaatcaatttctgTGGATTGGACCCTATTCACTATTTTCACAAGTtttagtagaaaaataaaatttggtggattcgacaccGATCAGGAGAGTTCCCTGTTGGCCTCCCTAGGAACTCTACTTGGACTAGGCTTCTTGGCGGCCACCCTGGATCCTTACAAAAATTGGGCCTCTGAGGGGGTACCTTGGGCATTGCATTCCTTTAGATTTTTGCgatctctttcttcttctcgaTTTTTTAAGCCGTTTTGAACCTACTTATCTTTTGTACATCAATATATGTTACAGGTACATTTAATCCTATAAGCAACAGGGATAGTTAAGTCCAAACCTATCGACTCAAATTTGgatattagtaatttcaaaaaatgtatcgataaaaatgcaaaatattagaaaaaatctaaaaatactttttagtcccaaagATTAAGAGTgggtttaaattaattgaaatcaaTTATTTCGCCATTTAACGATCACGTGAGTGCCTTTTGGCATTAgttttttaaagataattctACTTTTGCACACAAAATTAACATTTGGAATCAAAATTGGATTGTGACAAGTTGGTGATCAAATGTGACACCCCCCACGTTGTAGGGCTTAAAAAGCATTTTTCCCATAATTCACCTATATAATTAGCTAGGTGAACATTGAAATTTCAGATTAGgagaaactaaaatatataatttaagtaaCCCTTTAAAACTTTAGTCTTGTGGATGAATCTATATGGCCAAACTATGTAATTCCTCGTtcgttttctctctctctctctctctcccccctccccccctttttttttctgaatgtATTacttacaattataattaacaactaatattattaattattaataaaatacaaaggTGATACAcgatttattgaaatttgaactCATAAATCATGTATGGAGCCAACAGAAGTAGGCTTTATTGGCATTTCctatttcttttctagcaaatttaaaatttaatctcTCCAGAGTTTATGGACATTCCCATGTTACAAAGAAAGTAGCAAAAACTGGTAACAAATTCTCTACCTCAGAAGTCCCTTGGGCGTTTCTATACCGTAATTCTCGCAGCTACTGGAAAACAAATCTTTGCATAGCTCCCCATAGAACCGGCACACCAAATCAACAAAGATTGGAGACCTGAGGTTCTTCCAGCAGTAAAGAAGCTCTTCAACATCCACTACATCTGCCATCCTCCCGTCTTCCACGATCATCTCTATCAAACAGTTCTCAAAGCTTCTGCACGCATCTTCGATCTCATTCTCATCCCTTTTAGTGGCTCTACTCATCCTTATGTATGCAGGGGTGAGCGGTGAGGGTTGCGGTGCTTTATGTTGCGTGGATTCCGGAAAGCTCGTCAGCTCTGTGACTCGGTCGTCCGTCGACTCTCTCTTTCGCCATAGTGAATGCAGAGGTGAGAGGATCTTTGATAGAGGAAACCCTCCATGTCTGCTCCTCTTGATGTTAGGTTTCAGGTGACGAAACTTGAGAGCTCTTACAAAGACCGGTTTTCGAAGTCTGAATTTGAAgatttgtattattttcttgcattgGTTGGAAAGATGGCATTTGAATGAAGCTGGATTTCGTAGTTTCATTGTGTAGTTGGTGGATGTGTTGTCTGTACTTGTGTTATTTAAGGCCATAAGGGAAAGGGAAACTGCCATTATGTGTGGAGTTCACGTCTGGTAATTCCAAGGGGAAGTGGTGTACCATAAACTGGAACGTTTCAGACGTCTCCACTCATCCAATTTATTTGGTACGTACTTGCTATAAACTATAATTTGGCAgccgtctctctctctcttagtTGGGGTCATGGGTCGTATATATCCTACATAAGCCATTATTTGGTTGGTGTATCTCTTCCTCATGAAGAATCACTATTAAGAGAATGAATTGGGATGAATGTTGCTGGATTTCAGGAAAATCcctcacaaaataaaatttggactGATGTTTTGATGCACTAAAGTGTCTCgcaatatatgtaaaattacagcAAGAAACCATTGACAGCAGCTGCAGCATTGAAGGATGAAGGAAGATGCTCAGCACAGGCCAAAAGCAGTGGCTAAATATTATCGCGACTTGCGTGCGATTTTATTAGTTGGGCTGCTGCTGAAGAAGTG includes:
- the LOC105163976 gene encoding transcription repressor OFP17-like — protein: MAVSLSLMALNNTSTDNTSTNYTMKLRNPASFKCHLSNQCKKIIQIFKFRLRKPVFVRALKFRHLKPNIKRSRHGGFPLSKILSPLHSLWRKRESTDDRVTELTSFPESTQHKAPQPSPLTPAYIRMSRATKRDENEIEDACRSFENCLIEMIVEDGRMADVVDVEELLYCWKNLRSPIFVDLVCRFYGELCKDLFSSSCENYGIETPKGLLR